In Phaseolus vulgaris cultivar G19833 chromosome 10, P. vulgaris v2.0, whole genome shotgun sequence, a single genomic region encodes these proteins:
- the LOC137818936 gene encoding protein OCTOPUS-like codes for MNPPQPPQPHRPSTSCPRHPDEAFTGFCPSCLCERLALLDPNNNNTPATARKPPSTAAAALKALFRPPALPELRRTKSFSASKNEPFSTSFEPQRKSCDVRVRSTLSNLFHQDLNPQNDNPPQRNDIHPRVLDHPEDKREAQEEEEEEKDEIRVVEEPKPNVNEIVEVIEEAEVEVEEIEEEKEEEEELVAIVEEEEEELKTMKDHIDLDSSQAKQQKARDFKDLAGSFFSAASVFSKKLQKWRQKQKAKKRRNGALPVEKPIGRQFRDTQSEIADYGFGRRSCDTDPRFSLDAGRFSLDAGQFSLDAGRMSFDDPRYSLEEPRASWDGYLLGRSNFPRMPTMLSVVEDAPIAPVQHVVRTDTQIPVEEPVNEDEGVPGGNTQTREYYSDSGSRRRKSLDRSSSVRKSVSLEVDELSNNGSGAVNGNGNLNVNVNVNAKVAPSGVDYVQGVKMGFNERDFGSNSMREDCCSEKMFDVGVIGNGDGKGGKKGRRWRWSIWGFIHRRGGNKDEDEDRYSRVNGVERSYSETWGGDGRGGGGGFNGRMLRSNSSVSWRNGQGVGNGGGGVFGGFRRNGVQGNGNGNGNGNGKKGKEEFVLERNRSARYSPNNIDNGLLRFYLTPMRGSRRNGSVKSRSNQTHSIARSVLGLY; via the coding sequence ATGAATCCCCCCCAACCGCCGCAGCCCCACCGTCCCTCCACCTCCTGCCCCCGCCACCCCGACGAAGCCTTCACCGGCTTCTGTCCCTCATGCCTCTGCGAACGCCTCGCTCTCCTCGACcccaacaacaacaacacccCAGCCACTGCCCGAAAACCCCCTTCCACCGCCGCCGCCGCTCTTAAAGCCCTCTTCCGCCCACCTGCCCTCCCCGAGCTCCGCCGCACCAAGTCCTTCTCCGCCTCCAAAAACGAACCTTTCTCCACCTCCTTCGAACCCCAGCGCAAATCCTGCGACGTCCGCGTCCGCAGCACCCTCTCCAACCTCTTCCACCAAGACCTGAACCCCCAAAACGACAACCCCCCACAACGAAACGACATTCACCCACGTGTTCTCGACCACCCCGAAGATAAACGAGAAGcccaggaagaagaagaagaagagaaagacgAGATCAGGGTTGTGGAGGAGCCCAAGCCCAATGTGAACGAAATAGTTGAAGTCATTGAAGAAGCTGAAGTTGAAGTTGAAGAGATagaggaagagaaagaagaggaagaagagctTGTTGCTAtcgttgaagaagaagaggaggagcTGAAGACAATGAAGGACCACATCGACCTTGACTCGTCACAAGCCAAGCAGCAAAAAGCGCGTGACTTCAAGGACCTCGCCGGAAGCTTCTTCTCCGCGGCGTCGGTTTTCAGCAAGAAGTTGCAGAAGTGGCGGCAGAAGCAGAAAGCGAAGAAGCGGAGGAACGGCGCTCTTCCGGTGGAGAAGCCGATCGGGCGCCAGTTCCGCGACacgcagtcggagatcgccgaCTACGGCTTCGGGCGGCGGTCTTGCGACACCGATCCGCGGTTCTCCCTCGACGCTGGGCGGTTCTCGCTCGACGCCGGGCAGTTCTCGCTTGACGCGGGGAGGATGTCGTTCGACGACCCTCGGTACTCGCTGGAGGAGCCGCGGGCGTCGTGGGACGGATACTTGCTCGGCCGGAGCAACTTTCCGAGGATGCCGACGATGCTCTCGGTGGTGGAAGACGCGCCGATAGCACCGGTGCAGCATGTGGTGAGGACCGATACACAGATTCCGGTGGAGGAGCCGGTGAATGAGGACGAGGGTGTTCCTGGTGGGAATACACAGACTAGGGAGTATTACTCTGATTCCGGTTCCAGGAGGAGAAAGAGTCTTGATAGGTCTAGTTCGGTTAGGAAGAGTGTTAGTTTGGAGGTGGATGAGCTGAGTAACAATGGAAGTGGTGCTGTGAATGGGAATGGGAATTTGAATGTGAATGTGAATGTGAATGCTAAGGTGGCTCCTTCTGGGGTGGATTATGTGCAGGGTGTGAAAATGGGGTTTAATGAAAGGGATTTCGGGTCGAATTCAATGCGGGAAGATTGCTGTTCTGAGAAGATGTTTGATGTGGGGGTGATTGGGAATGGAGATGGGAAGGGAGGGAAGAAGGGGCGGCGATGGCGGTGGAGCATATGGGGGTTTATTCACCGGCGGGGTGGGAACAAGGATGAGGATGAGGATAGGTATAGCAGGGTGAATGGGGTGGAGAGGTCTTATTCGGAGACGTGGGGTGGTGATGGcagaggtggtggtggtggttttAATGGGAGGATGTTGAGAAGCAATAGTAGTGTGAGTTGGAGGAATGGTCAAGGGGTTGGAAATGGTGGTGGTGGGGTGTTTGGGGGTTTCAGGAGGAATGGTGTGCAGGGTAATGGGAATGGGAATGGGAATGGGAATGGGAAGAAGGGGAAAGAGGAGTTTGTGTTGGAAAGGAATAGGAGTGCAAGGTATTCTCCCAACAACATTGACAATGGTCTCTTGAGGTTTTACTTGACCCCCATGAGGGGAAGCAGAAGAAATGGGTCTGTGAAAAGTCGATCAAATCAAACACATTCTATTGCAAGAAGTGTGCTTGGATTGTATTGA